A single region of the Anaerococcus urinomassiliensis genome encodes:
- a CDS encoding AlbA family DNA-binding domain-containing protein yields the protein MDLKDYLGETNLYDKKEKLEKNKPKSWLKSVSAFANGRGGKLIFGVKEDNTILGLSDYQEVSENISEIIKIKMDPNPEFDMEIKELDGKVILILSVFAGKNTPYFVVDGGSRTAYKRVGNQSVPASRIDLFNLSLKGEHISYDSLQSKKKIEDVSFKELKIEYKERTGKDFEEKDLKSFGLVNDEGNLTIAGALFADNYQVYQSRVFCTRWNGLTKANGRMDALDDIEFEGNIIYLLKASLDFVKRNSKKMWKKGPVYRIEYPEYPERAVQEALVNALIHRDYSVIGSEVHVDIYDDRLEIYSPGGMYDGTFVQDLDPLNVSSTRRNPIIADVFARMDLMERRGSGLRKIIEAYETEENYKENLKPVFKSTESSFTTILKNLNYDTQNVTQNDGQSEGQNEGENEGQNDGKKLKPKDRRNKIVKLMKENSNITTIELSHILLVSVSTIERDLKILTDEKTIEYIGSAKDGYWKVNK from the coding sequence TTGGACTTAAAAGACTATCTTGGAGAAACGAATCTATATGATAAAAAAGAAAAATTAGAAAAGAACAAACCAAAGTCTTGGTTAAAGTCCGTATCAGCTTTTGCTAATGGTAGAGGTGGGAAACTAATATTTGGAGTAAAAGAAGATAACACAATTCTTGGACTTAGTGACTATCAAGAAGTTTCTGAAAATATTTCTGAAATCATAAAAATTAAAATGGATCCGAATCCAGAATTTGATATGGAAATCAAGGAGCTTGATGGAAAAGTTATATTGATTTTAAGTGTATTTGCTGGGAAGAATACACCATATTTTGTAGTTGATGGAGGAAGCAGAACTGCTTATAAAAGAGTAGGAAATCAAAGTGTCCCTGCAAGTCGAATTGATCTTTTTAATTTGTCTTTAAAGGGAGAACATATAAGTTACGATTCACTTCAGTCAAAGAAAAAAATTGAAGATGTAAGTTTTAAGGAACTTAAAATCGAGTACAAAGAAAGAACGGGAAAAGATTTTGAAGAAAAAGATTTGAAATCTTTCGGACTTGTAAATGATGAGGGAAATCTAACCATAGCAGGAGCTTTATTTGCAGATAACTATCAAGTTTATCAGTCAAGGGTATTTTGTACTAGGTGGAATGGGCTTACTAAAGCTAATGGGAGAATGGATGCCTTAGATGATATAGAATTTGAAGGAAATATAATTTATCTTTTAAAAGCTTCTTTAGACTTTGTGAAGAGAAATTCTAAAAAGATGTGGAAAAAAGGTCCAGTTTATAGAATAGAATATCCTGAATATCCTGAAAGAGCAGTCCAAGAAGCTCTAGTAAACGCATTAATCCACAGAGATTATTCTGTGATAGGAAGTGAAGTCCATGTAGATATCTATGATGACAGACTAGAAATATATTCTCCTGGAGGAATGTATGATGGAACTTTTGTTCAAGATCTAGATCCATTAAATGTATCTTCTACAAGAAGAAACCCAATTATAGCGGATGTATTTGCTAGAATGGATTTGATGGAAAGGAGAGGATCTGGACTTAGAAAAATAATAGAAGCTTATGAAACAGAAGAAAATTATAAAGAAAATTTAAAACCAGTCTTTAAGTCAACAGAATCTTCATTTACTACAATTCTAAAGAATTTAAATTATGACACTCAAAATGTCACCCAAAATGACGGTCAAAGTGAGGGGCAAAATGAGGGTGAAAATGAAGGTCAAAATGACGGTAAAAAGTTAAAACCAAAAGATAGACGAAATAAGATAGTGAAACTTATGAAAGAAAATTCAAACATAACAACAATTGAATTATCTCATATATTATTGGTGTCTGTAAGCACGATAGAAAGAGATTTAAAAATTCTCACAGATGAAAAAACAATCGAGTATATAGGTAGTGCTAAAGATGGATATTGGAAAGTAAACAAATAA
- a CDS encoding PrgI family protein gives MAYVPIPKDLDKIKTKVAFNLTKRQLIGFSVAGLIGIPTYLFMKKYLPNDVSIIVMLIVTLPIFFITLYEKDTLTFEKYFKFFYLHKFYQPTKRIRKEAYLEAKKKANQRLKSKGKTIKKRPKGSKKAKNKERSKK, from the coding sequence ATGGCGTATGTACCAATACCAAAAGATTTGGACAAGATTAAAACAAAGGTTGCCTTTAACTTAACTAAAAGACAACTTATAGGTTTTTCTGTGGCAGGACTAATTGGCATACCAACCTATTTATTTATGAAGAAATATCTACCTAATGATGTTTCAATCATTGTAATGCTAATAGTAACCCTGCCAATCTTTTTTATAACCTTATATGAAAAAGATACTTTAACTTTTGAAAAATATTTTAAATTTTTCTATCTTCATAAGTTTTATCAACCAACTAAGAGAATAAGAAAGGAGGCATACCTTGAAGCAAAGAAAAAAGCAAATCAGCGACTTAAATCTAAGGGAAAAACAATTAAAAAAAGACCGAAAGGAAGTAAGAAGGCTAAAAACAAAGAAAGATCCAAAAAATAG
- a CDS encoding CD1108 family mobile element protein produces MDKKLKKDFQKKIIRNRDAPEKNMDSKLVHSDDYTNKIIKSKDRFGDKISEKESKLIHENVLAKDQKQDKLKDFQKSKNKERIRKEVLDNKNKAEETKQTNLEIRTDESFKLDEDLDVDFKKVNFDSVNSRNINSNKLTTDDISANSEVISNKKASSKRQVLKNYEDKLIHSKDKFQDKINERESKRIHTSEDKPIEAKKSKRIYRKEKLVKDEVSKNENNANIDKKQKLYQEKKFRDKEKISKEIDKENKLSEVDTDKTFDNPEFKDNNLEFIKDEKETSLKPSEQKKVNKKKTYYKRKNYESDKFTRKKIDDLKNESKKVTTKDSKKAQDVKDFISDKKIGELEKSKSKLKDNILKNKTKGSLSSGVLLSGAKSSELVRDYLSSGSDNTGVESGEKTANVSSKLQHGIRKYKLDKKKKSLKKLSKLDKKIRKRKSKLEFKSGLEDLKKSDAYIKKNRFKKFYQRKQMKSMIAKKHETRLVDRVKKAILSLGKASKELIVRKSKMVLFLVIGLGLMLSIMIGGGSVGMSGLSNSVNSVMTTTYLSQDTVLSEVNQEFSSMEYDLQSQIESVKTSHPGYDEYIINKEGEIGHNTHELLSYITSRCGEVKSASDVKGILKELFDKMYKLDFKEEIEIRTRTVARTRYDSRGNPYTSYEKEEYEYKKLIVTLKKKEMDEVVREIFKDYPDNIVHYEALLEAKGNMGDVFGSGNGDLGEIVDNPNFGNPGLAFDSATAKALFNEAEKHIDKRYVFGASGPSNFDCSGFVCWSFTKSGVKRMPRTTAWRIYKDYCNPVSPSEAQPGDIIFFHSTYNSGTPISHVGIYAGNGMMIHAGDPIQYTSINSKYWKSHFYGFGRPR; encoded by the coding sequence ATGGATAAAAAACTAAAAAAAGATTTTCAAAAGAAAATTATACGAAATAGGGACGCTCCTGAAAAGAATATGGATAGTAAACTTGTTCATTCAGATGATTATACTAACAAGATTATTAAGAGTAAGGATAGGTTCGGAGATAAAATTTCAGAAAAAGAATCTAAACTTATTCATGAGAATGTATTAGCTAAAGATCAAAAACAAGATAAACTAAAAGATTTTCAGAAGTCTAAAAACAAGGAAAGAATTAGAAAAGAAGTTTTAGATAATAAGAATAAGGCTGAAGAAACAAAACAAACTAATCTTGAAATAAGGACAGATGAAAGCTTTAAACTTGATGAAGACTTAGATGTAGACTTCAAAAAGGTAAATTTTGATAGTGTAAACAGTAGAAATATTAATTCTAATAAATTAACAACAGATGATATTTCAGCTAACTCTGAAGTAATAAGCAATAAGAAGGCATCAAGTAAAAGACAAGTTCTTAAAAATTACGAAGATAAACTTATCCATAGTAAGGATAAATTCCAAGACAAAATTAACGAGAGAGAGTCTAAGCGAATCCACACAAGTGAAGATAAACCTATCGAAGCAAAGAAAAGTAAGAGAATATATAGAAAAGAAAAGCTTGTTAAAGATGAAGTAAGTAAGAACGAGAATAATGCTAATATCGATAAAAAGCAAAAGCTTTATCAAGAAAAGAAGTTTAGAGATAAGGAAAAAATTTCTAAAGAGATAGATAAAGAAAATAAGCTAAGCGAAGTTGATACAGATAAAACTTTTGATAACCCTGAGTTTAAAGACAATAATCTTGAATTTATAAAAGATGAAAAGGAAACAAGCCTTAAACCTTCAGAACAAAAGAAAGTTAATAAAAAGAAGACCTACTACAAGAGAAAAAATTATGAGAGTGATAAATTTACTAGAAAGAAAATCGATGACTTAAAAAATGAATCTAAGAAAGTTACAACGAAAGATTCTAAGAAAGCACAAGATGTTAAAGATTTTATCTCAGACAAAAAGATTGGAGAGCTTGAAAAGTCTAAAAGTAAGCTAAAGGATAATATCTTAAAGAATAAAACTAAAGGAAGTCTATCCTCTGGGGTTTTATTATCTGGAGCTAAGTCATCAGAATTAGTGAGAGATTATTTAAGTTCAGGATCTGACAATACTGGTGTAGAATCTGGAGAAAAGACCGCTAATGTAAGCTCTAAACTTCAGCATGGAATAAGGAAGTATAAGCTAGACAAAAAGAAAAAGTCCTTAAAAAAGCTATCTAAACTAGATAAGAAAATAAGAAAGAGAAAAAGCAAGTTGGAGTTTAAAAGTGGCTTGGAAGATTTAAAAAAGTCAGACGCCTATATAAAGAAAAATAGATTTAAGAAGTTTTACCAGAGAAAGCAAATGAAGAGCATGATAGCTAAAAAGCACGAAACAAGACTTGTAGATAGGGTTAAAAAAGCTATTTTAAGTTTAGGTAAGGCTTCTAAAGAGCTAATCGTAAGAAAAAGCAAGATGGTTTTATTTCTAGTAATAGGACTAGGTCTTATGCTATCAATCATGATTGGTGGCGGAAGTGTTGGTATGAGTGGACTAAGCAATTCAGTAAACTCAGTAATGACAACAACATACCTATCACAAGACACAGTTCTAAGTGAAGTTAATCAAGAATTTTCATCAATGGAGTATGACCTACAATCACAAATCGAAAGTGTAAAGACAAGTCACCCTGGATATGACGAATATATCATAAACAAAGAAGGAGAAATTGGTCATAACACCCATGAACTTTTATCCTATATAACTTCAAGATGTGGAGAAGTAAAATCAGCATCTGATGTAAAAGGAATTTTAAAAGAACTTTTCGATAAGATGTATAAGCTTGATTTTAAGGAAGAAATTGAAATTAGAACAAGAACAGTAGCAAGAACTAGATATGATAGTCGTGGCAATCCTTATACTAGCTATGAAAAAGAAGAGTACGAATATAAAAAGTTAATTGTAACTTTAAAGAAAAAAGAAATGGATGAAGTTGTTAGGGAAATATTTAAAGATTATCCAGACAATATAGTTCATTATGAAGCTCTTCTTGAGGCTAAGGGGAATATGGGAGATGTTTTTGGATCAGGTAATGGGGACTTAGGAGAAATAGTAGATAATCCAAACTTTGGAAATCCTGGTCTTGCTTTTGATTCGGCTACTGCCAAGGCTCTTTTTAATGAAGCAGAAAAACATATAGACAAAAGATATGTGTTTGGAGCAAGTGGACCATCTAACTTTGACTGCTCTGGTTTTGTATGTTGGTCATTTACAAAGTCTGGTGTAAAGAGAATGCCAAGAACAACTGCATGGAGAATATACAAAGACTATTGTAATCCAGTAAGTCCAAGTGAAGCTCAACCTGGAGATATTATATTTTTCCACTCAACATATAACAGTGGAACACCAATATCTCACGTAGGAATATACGCAGGTAACGGAATGATGATTCACGCAGGAGATCCAATTCAATACACATCAATAAATTCAAAATATTGGAAATCACACTTTTATGGTTTTGGAAGACCAAGATAG
- a CDS encoding VirB4-like conjugal transfer ATPase, CD1110 family yields MKQRKKQISDLNLREKQLKKDRKEVRRLKTKKDPKNSLLSVLLKKEKKRFTVEDTIPYIRMLSEGICQLDEKNYSKTISFQDINYQLALEEDRDLIFNQFANFLNSFDPSVHIELSYVNQLGRNRDLQDAIKIADKGDFYDDVRKEFREMLKLQLAKGNNGLKKMKYITFTTEADNLEQARAKLNRLEVDILSNFKSMGVRAESLDGEERLRLVHDMLNPDKSFDFSYKDLKKKESTKSHITPNIFNFAPANNFKFGKFIGATSHFQILASELSDRMLSEFLDIDDNIYVAFHIDVVEQAEAIKLIKRKNTDLDRMKIEEQKKAVRAGYDMDIIPSDINTFGADVKSMLSDLQNRDERLFVVTIVMMNFARTNQKLENTIAQISSIANRHNCQVKRLSHQQEQGLVSVLPIGVNQVEIKRFLTSSSTAVFMPFTTEELFIDSANSLYYGLNALSQNLIMADRKKLKNPNGLILGTPGSGKSFSAKREMANAILVTDDDVIICDPEGEYSNLVKQFNGEVIKVSAKSKDYLNPLDINMNYGDGDAPLKDKANFIMSMLELVVGGSGLTAAEKSVIDRCLPKIYQKYFEDPKPENMPILGDLYDMLLSQEEGVGRKLATEMEIYVKGSLNVFNNRSNVDLNRQLLCFDIKELGTQLKKIGMLVIQDQVWNKVSLNRGSKSTRYYIDEFHLLLKDPQTASYSVEIWKRFRKWGGIPTGITQNVKDLLTSQEIENIFDNTDFVLMLNQASGDRDILAKKLKISPYQLNYITNSNAGEGLLFFGNTIVPFIDKFPKDTMLYKLMTTKPEETK; encoded by the coding sequence TTGAAGCAAAGAAAAAAGCAAATCAGCGACTTAAATCTAAGGGAAAAACAATTAAAAAAAGACCGAAAGGAAGTAAGAAGGCTAAAAACAAAGAAAGATCCAAAAAATAGTCTTCTAAGTGTTCTTTTAAAGAAAGAGAAAAAGAGATTTACAGTTGAGGATACAATTCCATATATAAGAATGTTATCAGAGGGCATTTGCCAGTTAGATGAAAAAAATTATTCAAAGACAATTTCATTTCAAGATATAAATTACCAGTTGGCATTGGAAGAAGATAGAGATTTAATCTTTAACCAATTTGCCAACTTTTTAAATTCTTTTGATCCAAGTGTACACATCGAACTTTCGTATGTAAATCAATTAGGAAGAAATAGAGACCTACAAGATGCAATTAAAATTGCTGATAAGGGAGATTTCTATGACGATGTAAGAAAAGAGTTTAGGGAGATGTTAAAGCTTCAACTTGCAAAGGGCAATAACGGACTTAAAAAGATGAAGTATATAACCTTTACCACAGAAGCCGATAACTTAGAGCAAGCAAGAGCAAAGTTAAATAGACTTGAAGTAGATATTTTATCTAACTTTAAATCTATGGGAGTAAGAGCAGAGAGCCTTGATGGCGAAGAAAGACTAAGACTTGTTCACGATATGTTAAATCCAGATAAGAGCTTTGATTTTTCATATAAAGATTTGAAGAAGAAAGAGTCTACAAAATCACATATAACTCCCAATATCTTTAATTTTGCACCAGCAAACAATTTTAAATTTGGGAAATTCATTGGGGCGACAAGTCATTTTCAAATACTTGCAAGTGAGTTATCAGACAGAATGTTATCTGAGTTTTTAGATATTGATGACAATATTTATGTAGCTTTTCATATAGATGTAGTTGAACAAGCAGAAGCTATTAAACTCATTAAGAGAAAGAACACAGACCTGGACAGAATGAAAATTGAAGAACAAAAGAAAGCAGTTCGTGCTGGATATGATATGGATATTATCCCTTCAGATATAAATACTTTTGGAGCTGATGTTAAGTCCATGTTATCTGACTTACAAAATAGAGATGAAAGGCTCTTTGTAGTTACCATAGTAATGATGAATTTTGCTAGGACTAATCAAAAATTAGAAAATACCATTGCTCAAATATCATCAATTGCTAACAGACATAATTGTCAGGTAAAAAGATTATCTCATCAACAAGAACAGGGACTTGTTTCTGTCTTACCTATAGGAGTTAATCAAGTTGAAATAAAAAGATTTTTAACCTCATCATCAACGGCAGTATTTATGCCTTTTACAACAGAAGAGCTATTTATTGATTCGGCAAATTCCTTGTATTATGGCTTAAATGCCCTTAGCCAAAACTTGATTATGGCAGATAGGAAGAAACTAAAGAACCCTAACGGACTAATATTAGGTACACCAGGTTCTGGTAAATCTTTCTCGGCAAAGAGAGAGATGGCAAATGCAATTCTCGTAACAGATGATGATGTAATTATTTGTGATCCTGAAGGCGAGTATTCAAACCTTGTAAAACAATTTAATGGAGAAGTTATTAAAGTTTCGGCAAAGTCAAAGGACTACCTAAATCCATTAGATATTAATATGAACTATGGAGATGGGGACGCACCTTTAAAGGATAAGGCAAACTTCATAATGTCTATGCTTGAACTTGTAGTAGGAGGATCTGGTCTTACTGCTGCAGAAAAATCTGTTATAGATAGATGCTTACCAAAGATATACCAAAAATATTTTGAAGACCCTAAGCCAGAAAATATGCCAATATTAGGAGATTTATACGATATGCTCCTTTCTCAAGAAGAGGGAGTTGGTAGAAAACTCGCAACAGAAATGGAAATTTATGTTAAAGGAAGTCTTAATGTCTTTAATAATAGGTCAAATGTTGACCTAAATAGGCAACTGCTCTGTTTTGATATAAAAGAGCTAGGAACACAACTTAAAAAAATAGGTATGCTTGTAATTCAAGACCAGGTTTGGAACAAGGTTTCCCTAAATAGAGGAAGCAAGTCTACAAGATACTATATAGATGAGTTCCACCTTTTATTAAAAGATCCACAAACTGCTTCATATTCAGTAGAAATCTGGAAAAGATTTAGAAAATGGGGAGGTATCCCAACAGGTATAACTCAAAACGTAAAAGACCTTTTAACAAGTCAGGAAATTGAAAATATCTTTGATAATACAGACTTTGTTCTAATGTTAAATCAAGCATCTGGAGATAGAGATATTCTTGCTAAGAAATTAAAAATATCGCCTTATCAGTTAAACTATATTACTAATTCAAATGCAGGTGAGGGACTATTATTCTTCGGAAATACTATTGTTCCCTTTATAGATAAATTCCCTAAAGACACCATGCTATATAAGCTAATGACAACAAAACCAGAAGAAACTAAGTAG
- a CDS encoding Maff2 family mobile element protein encodes MEFFTAGVGVLKTLVTAIGAGLGAWGVINLMEGYGNDNPGAKSQGIKQLMAGGGIVLIGIKLIPLLANVLN; translated from the coding sequence ATGGAATTTTTTACAGCTGGAGTTGGAGTTTTAAAAACACTTGTAACTGCAATTGGTGCAGGTTTAGGAGCATGGGGAGTTATTAACTTAATGGAAGGTTATGGTAATGATAACCCTGGTGCTAAATCTCAAGGTATTAAGCAGCTTATGGCTGGTGGAGGAATTGTACTAATCGGTATTAAATTAATTCCACTACTTGCAAATGTTTTAAATTAG
- a CDS encoding CD1107 family mobile element protein: MNKSIKRGVAIALLLFTFTVPATTFAMTNEGQIENQSESIYEPQKEEFEKMLKDDVFTPSKEEIPYQDVPRIPGNTSEANKPSNNPPKKTPLVKGGNTKAVNNLATQENKARGSVIENVDRNGKDITPSGDTEKDKENPVDVRQFLTFQTKSGKTMHLIVDHSSNQDNVRLLTEVGEQDLLNMIESEDKNTIKVEEPKKEEVKKEEPKTVPVKEEKKSGIGSFLIVALVIGGVIGAGYYFKVVKAKEDKMLEDFEEDDEDYISESEDESDNEESHEEFLDEDDELL; this comes from the coding sequence ATGAATAAGAGCATTAAACGAGGAGTAGCCATAGCGTTACTCCTTTTTACATTTACAGTACCAGCAACTACATTTGCGATGACAAATGAAGGGCAAATAGAAAATCAAAGTGAATCAATATATGAACCACAAAAAGAAGAATTTGAAAAAATGTTGAAAGATGATGTTTTTACACCATCAAAAGAAGAGATTCCTTATCAAGATGTTCCAAGAATACCAGGAAATACAAGTGAAGCAAATAAGCCTTCAAATAATCCTCCAAAGAAAACCCCACTTGTAAAAGGTGGTAATACAAAGGCAGTAAATAATCTTGCGACACAAGAAAATAAGGCAAGAGGTTCAGTAATTGAAAATGTAGATAGGAATGGAAAAGATATTACACCAAGTGGAGATACAGAAAAAGATAAAGAAAATCCAGTAGATGTAAGACAATTTTTAACATTTCAAACTAAAAGTGGAAAAACTATGCACCTAATAGTGGATCACTCATCAAATCAAGATAATGTAAGGCTATTGACAGAAGTAGGAGAGCAAGACCTACTTAATATGATTGAATCAGAAGATAAAAATACTATAAAGGTTGAAGAGCCTAAGAAAGAAGAAGTAAAAAAAGAAGAACCTAAGACTGTTCCAGTAAAAGAAGAAAAGAAAAGTGGAATAGGTTCATTTCTAATTGTTGCACTTGTAATTGGAGGAGTTATAGGAGCAGGATATTATTTTAAAGTAGTCAAAGCTAAGGAAGATAAAATGTTGGAAGACTTTGAAGAAGATGATGAGGATTATATTAGTGAGTCAGAAGATGAATCTGACAATGAAGAAAGTCATGAAGAATTTTTAGATGAAGATGATGAACTATTATAA
- a CDS encoding single-stranded DNA-binding protein: protein MDREMININANLVKEAEFSEFEKDGESVQVANFALVKKYGKGKEYTNCSVYGEKVEIAKEFEKGDLIHVFGYFKENKKGDKVYKNFIVKSLNKIENKKENEEE, encoded by the coding sequence ATGGATAGAGAAATGATAAATATTAATGCAAATTTAGTTAAGGAAGCTGAATTTTCAGAATTTGAAAAAGATGGAGAAAGTGTTCAAGTAGCTAATTTTGCTCTTGTAAAAAAATATGGAAAAGGCAAAGAATATACAAATTGCTCAGTATATGGAGAAAAGGTAGAAATTGCAAAAGAATTTGAAAAAGGAGATCTGATCCATGTCTTTGGATATTTCAAAGAAAACAAAAAAGGAGATAAGGTCTACAAGAATTTTATAGTTAAATCACTAAACAAAATAGAAAATAAGAAAGAAAACGAGGAGGAATAA
- a CDS encoding stalk domain-containing protein produces MKKFNTNRLRAFFMALLLVLTSTSTTNVLAKADDTDGSKKVIESSISNINDLENQIKDLNDKKQEDQSKIDELKEKLESCKDNGENLKQEKSKLEEEIRDKDNKIAQLNKEIENLKNSNNDELIAEITQLKDELKRLQDENAKLKEDYSSTKWELEAEKEKTDKNENKVKEMQEKLKSLEGELAKKTKEIEDKDNKIKDLEKALNEKDTKIKDLESKKKETENSKSECFKKIEELQKAIDSLKESSENTKKELEDKIKGLEEKQKASEEEIKKLKEELDKKIEEAKKLIEEANKKSKEKLEKQAKDEKDKNLNQDLSKKLDELLKHQKENKEKKEDKKSQDKKWDELLKADDKNILNQFDLNKMKKQEEQQGKKQVKDEKEFAVFQVDKNFYNIINKDGKTTVYMDVKTYVDQGRTMIPVRYIAYTLGFNVEYDNSTREAIFSNKENNILAKKTLRLNIDTGVMKDSDGKVYNSDVKPVIINGRIHASISNIAKDFGASHGDIKDGKNQTIEWDNTRKAVYVFKNVK; encoded by the coding sequence ATGAAGAAATTTAATACGAACAGACTAAGAGCCTTTTTTATGGCTCTTTTATTAGTTTTAACATCAACTTCAACTACTAATGTACTAGCTAAAGCTGATGATACAGATGGTAGTAAAAAAGTGATAGAAAGTTCTATAAGTAATATTAATGATTTAGAAAATCAGATCAAAGACTTAAATGATAAGAAACAAGAAGACCAATCAAAGATAGATGAATTAAAGGAAAAGCTAGAATCTTGCAAAGATAATGGAGAGAACTTAAAACAAGAAAAATCTAAGTTAGAAGAAGAGATTAGAGATAAAGATAATAAGATTGCTCAATTGAATAAAGAAATTGAGAATCTTAAAAACTCCAATAATGATGAACTAATAGCAGAGATTACTCAGCTTAAAGATGAATTAAAAAGATTACAAGATGAAAATGCAAAACTAAAAGAAGATTATTCATCTACAAAATGGGAGTTAGAAGCTGAGAAAGAAAAGACTGATAAAAACGAAAATAAAGTCAAAGAAATGCAAGAAAAGCTCAAGTCTTTAGAAGGAGAACTTGCAAAGAAGACTAAAGAAATTGAGGATAAAGATAATAAAATTAAGGACTTAGAAAAAGCTCTTAATGAAAAAGATACTAAGATAAAAGACTTAGAGTCTAAAAAGAAAGAGACAGAAAATTCTAAGTCAGAATGCTTTAAGAAAATTGAAGAGCTTCAAAAGGCTATTGATAGTTTAAAAGAATCTTCTGAAAATACAAAAAAAGAATTAGAAGATAAGATTAAAGGACTAGAAGAAAAACAAAAAGCTTCTGAAGAAGAAATTAAAAAGCTAAAAGAAGAATTAGATAAGAAAATTGAAGAAGCAAAGAAGTTAATCGAGGAAGCAAATAAAAAATCTAAAGAAAAACTTGAAAAGCAAGCTAAAGATGAAAAAGATAAAAATCTAAATCAAGACTTATCTAAAAAATTAGATGAACTTCTAAAACATCAAAAAGAAAACAAAGAGAAGAAAGAAGATAAGAAATCTCAAGATAAAAAATGGGACGAACTTTTGAAAGCTGATGATAAGAACATCCTAAATCAATTTGATCTTAACAAGATGAAAAAGCAAGAGGAACAACAAGGTAAAAAACAAGTTAAAGATGAAAAAGAATTTGCAGTTTTCCAAGTAGACAAAAACTTCTATAACATTATCAACAAAGATGGTAAGACAACAGTCTATATGGACGTAAAAACTTATGTGGATCAAGGAAGAACTATGATTCCAGTAAGATATATCGCTTATACTCTAGGTTTTAATGTTGAGTATGACAACTCTACTCGTGAAGCTATTTTCTCAAACAAAGAGAATAATATCTTAGCTAAAAAGACATTAAGACTAAATATTGATACTGGTGTTATGAAAGATTCAGATGGAAAGGTCTACAATTCAGATGTTAAGCCAGTGATTATAAACGGAAGAATTCATGCTTCAATTTCAAATATTGCTAAAGATTTTGGAGCAAGTCATGGAGATATCAAAGATGGCAAAAACCAAACAATAGAATGGGACAATACTAGAAAAGCAGTCTATGTATTTAAAAATGTAAAATAA
- a CDS encoding VirB6/TrbL-like conjugal transfer protein, CD1112 family — translation MFGIFDKLTEFFKDMLLGGIKANLESMFLDINDKVGVIATDVGKTPMGWNGEVYNFIKNINDNVIVPIAGLIITAVLCIELINMVMQKNNMHDTDTFEFFKYIIKMFIAVYLASHAFEFSMAVFDVAQNLVNKAAGVITTSATVSGDQIVAMVDTLKEKDVGALIMILVETSLVRIAIQCISLTITLIVYGRMFEIYVYSSVSSIPFATMGNKEWGQIGTNYIKGLFALGLQGLFLMVCLGIYTVLIRTVQITDIHASLFSILGYALLLGLMMFKSGTVAKIIMNTH, via the coding sequence ATGTTTGGTATCTTTGACAAGCTAACTGAATTTTTTAAGGATATGCTACTCGGAGGTATCAAAGCAAATCTTGAGTCCATGTTCTTAGATATAAATGACAAGGTAGGAGTTATTGCAACTGATGTTGGTAAAACACCTATGGGTTGGAATGGAGAAGTATATAACTTTATAAAAAACATTAATGATAATGTGATTGTTCCAATAGCAGGTCTTATCATAACAGCAGTTTTATGTATTGAACTCATAAATATGGTTATGCAAAAGAATAATATGCACGATACAGATACTTTTGAGTTTTTCAAATACATTATAAAGATGTTTATAGCAGTCTACCTTGCAAGCCATGCCTTTGAATTTTCAATGGCAGTCTTTGATGTGGCACAAAATCTTGTAAACAAAGCGGCAGGGGTAATCACTACTTCTGCCACTGTTTCAGGAGATCAAATAGTTGCTATGGTTGATACATTAAAAGAAAAAGATGTTGGTGCATTAATAATGATATTAGTTGAAACAAGCCTTGTAAGGATTGCAATTCAATGTATATCTTTAACTATTACCTTAATAGTATATGGGCGTATGTTTGAAATATATGTCTACTCATCAGTATCATCCATACCATTTGCTACTATGGGAAATAAAGAATGGGGTCAGATTGGAACAAATTATATCAAGGGACTTTTTGCCTTGGGACTACAAGGTTTGTTTTTGATGGTATGTTTAGGTATCTACACCGTTTTAATAAGAACGGTACAGATTACAGATATTCACGCAAGCTTGTTTAGTATATTAGGATATGCTCTACTACTTGGACTTATGATGTTTAAGAGTGGAACAGTTGCGAAAATTATTATGAATACGCACTAG